Proteins from a single region of Aythya fuligula isolate bAytFul2 chromosome 3, bAytFul2.pri, whole genome shotgun sequence:
- the MAP10 gene encoding microtubule-associated protein 10: MKFILALLLVTALAVAVFQACGLGLCGHHCWERVRVSRSLGPKHQVSNWPCSLGLSSCPSWIRLRLNSVDPSEGPKLRPVGTERQPSDLPYPLLHFWEHLALGRRVWLLCTHWDTICFLGVGLLAHSLWRRVKRRLRQGTGRRASASFWTDRRGKDALDDGALLCRMEANTAIMPAARRSRGTGAAMPGCGGQGLYCLELLVAAVRLAAPGPALRPAVALRFLDFPPLLLLPPAASSPRRPPLPGRPFLFPFGRGKRCLFRWRRGSLRAALRRQPLRALVLALPGPRPARLLGSCRLSLAPAAARLRGSPGPGSCWGRRGRFPLRDAAGRPVGELALGVRLSRLRDGGEGSPAAPPAASPHLSSSSSEEEEEEEAGGNIICPPVLYYRCEPARPRPPAAAAGPEERVVVHSPQEHGEAQSPPQPSAGPSLLHPRQPPATLGQLPLLSALLAELSLLTGHTDLGAGHPNLASLYQAPKGSSTHPQPPGCSPVRKAAEEPVRSQGNSRAASAPFKQGQQAATTQESAQAVRRPKQAAPQGETGSERNCETKENRAPRRKLLYGLTNTLRLRLQQTNPDKLIQLEQREQYRKKRVEMLKERSPSSKRKLLRNAGEKHRVPYKHCSNADSSKQDGHLDEIVETSLQNSTLKEDFSSTGDVSPDLQKQAVERLLRKNEIANEEHTRKVTAAPLLGETILKSACKERELKVHLPAAVPSDANGKGSNGNEEEIHLRHRKTTEHDDVFVVSDHKPSPSTSVEKNSELIYSDDFVVSPDNTAYSEDFTSAECTGRDLEAFDSSPEPLWLESPKQPWSDTEPESIRSRVSKASQRAESTSDLTPVQSASSPVHSLKRNRKLINSKRTSGESVDVLNDASIQARLLDEEQEAEWINKDKNRVDQHIKQASTPRSKQVSTDTDQNVGKGQASTEESQSLTQVSSYLPPNLSDLELHVLENSLSDKDGDFLGQLHVPNQYKDISELVINNLPGYTM; encoded by the exons ATGAAGTTCATCCTGGCTCTCCTCCTGGTCACGGCTCTGGCCGTGGCTGTGTTCCAGGCATGTGGCCTTGGCCTCTGCGGCCACCACTGCTGGGAAAGGGTCAGGGTCAGCCGGAGCCTAGGCCCCAAGCACCAGGTCTCCAACTGGCCCTGCAGCCTCGGCCTTtccagctgccccagctggaTCCGGCTCAGGCTGAACTCCGTGGACCCTTCAGAGGGCCCAAAGCTACGTCCCGTCGGCACCGAGCGCCAGCCCTCCGACCTGCCCTACCCCCTGCTCCACTTCTGGGAACACCTTGCCCTGGGCAGGAGGGTCTGGCTGCTGTGCACTCACTGGGACACCATCTGCTTCCTTGGCGTGGGGCTGCTTGCCCACAGCCTCTGGAGAAGAGTAAAGAGACGCCTCAGACAG GGCACGGGCCGGCGGGCCTCAGCTTCCTTTTGGACAGACCGCCGGGGAAAGGACGCTCTGGATGATGGCGCCTTGCTCTGCCGGATGGAGGCCAACACTGCCATCatg CCGGCGGCGCGGAGGAGCCGCGGGACGGGGGCGGCCATGCCGGGGTGCGGCGGGCAGGGTCTGTactgcctggagctgctggtggcgGCCGTGCGGCTGGCGGCGCCGGGCCCCGCGCTGCGCCCGGCGGTGGCGCTGCGCTTCCTCGACTtccccccgctgctgctgctgcccccggcCGCCTCCTCCCCGCGCCGGCCGCCGCTGCCGGGCcgccccttcctcttccccttcgGCCGCGGCAAGCGCTGCCTGTTCCGCTGGCGCCGGGGCTCGCTGCGCGCCGCGCTCCGCCGCCAGCCCCTGCGCGCCCTGGTCCTGGCGCTGCCCGGCCCGAGGCCCGCCCGCCTGCTGGGCTCCTGCCGCCTCTCGctcgcccccgccgccgcccggctgCGGGGTTCCCCCGGGCCGGGCTCCTGCTGGGGCCGCCGCGGCCGCTTCCCGCTGCGGGACGCCGCCGGCCGCCCCGTCGGGGAGCTGGCGCTGGGCGTGCGCCTCAGCAGGCTGCGGGACGGCGGGGAGGGgagcccggccgcccccccTGCTGCATCCCCGcacctctcctcttcctcctctgaggaggaagaagaggaagaggcaggggGCAACATCATCTGCCCGCCCGTGCTCTACTACCGCTGCGAGCCGGCCCGGCCGcgtcccccagcagcagcggcggggCCAGAGGAGCGTGTGGTGGTGCACAGCCCGCAGGAGCACGGCGAAGCACAgagccccccgcagcccagcGCTGGGCCCTCGCTGCTGCACCCccggcagccccctgccacccTGGGGCAGCTGCCGCTGCTCAGCGCCTTGCTGGCAGAGCTGTCGCTGCTCACCGGCCACACAGATTTGGGTGCCGGCCACCCAAATCTGGCCTCGCTCTACCAGGCCccaaagggcagcagcacccatccACAGCCCCCCGGCTGCTCCCCTGTCCGCAAAGCTGCAGAGGAACCTGTGAGATCCCAGGggaacagcagagctgccagcgCTCCCTTCAAGCAAGGCCAGCAGGCAGCTACCACCCAGGAGTCTGCACAGGCTGTGAGAAGACCTAAGCAAGCTGCACCCCAGGGAGAGACTGGATCTGAAAGGAACTGCGAGACTAAGGAGAACCGAGCTCCCAGAAGGAAACTGCTGTATGGGCTGACAAACACGCTGAGGCTACGGCTGCAGCAGACCAACCCCGATAAGCTGATACAGCTTGAACAGAGAGAGCAGTACAGAAAAAAGCGAGTGGAGATGTTGAAGGAGAGGAGCCCTTCATCCAAAAGAAAGCTGCTCAGaaatgctggagaaaaacaCCGGGTTCCTTACAAGCACTGTAGCAATGCAGACAGTTCAAAGCAGGATGGTCATTTGGATGAAATTGTTGAGACTTCGTTACAAAACAGCACTCTCAAAGAGGacttcagcagcacaggagatGTTTCCCCTGACCTGCAGAAGCAGGCTGTTGAAAGGCTGTTGAGGAAGAATGAGATTGCAAATGAAGAACATACACGCAAAGTAACTGCAGCCCCCTTACTGGGAGAAACCATATTAAAGTCTGCTTGCAAGGAGAGGGAATTGAAAGTccatctcccagcagctgtcccaTCAGATGCTAATGGGAAGGGAAGTAATGGTAATGAGGAAGAAATACACTTACGTCATCGTAAAACCACAGAGCACgatgatgtttttgttgtaaGTGATCACAAACCAAGCCCCAGCACAAGTGTTGAGAAGAACTCTGAACTCATATACTCAGACGACTTTGTTGTTAGTCCTGACAACACAGCCTATTCAGAAGATTTCACCAGTGCTGAGTGTACAGGCAGAGACTTGGAAGCTTTTGACAGCAGTCCTGAACCCCTCTGGCTTGAAAGCCCAAAGCAACCTTGGTCAGATACAGAACCGGAATCCATCAGGTCCAGAGTTTCAAAGGCAAGTCAAAGAGCTGAAAGTACATCAGATCTTACTCCAGTGCAGTCAGCTTCATCCCCAGTCCACTCTTTGAAGAGAAACCGCAAGTtaataaacagcaaaagaacTAGTGGTGAATCTGTTGATGTACTTAATGATGCCTCCATTCAGGCAAGGTTATTAGATGAAGAGCAGGAAGCCGAATGGATCAATAAGGACAAGAACAGAGTTGATCAGCATATTAAACAAGCATCTACACCGAGAAGCAAGCAAGTTAGCACTGATACTGATCAGAATGTAGGAAAGGGGCAGGCCTCCACAGAAGAAAGCCAGTCACTAACTCAAGTTAGCTCTTACTTGCCACCCAACTTGTCTGATCTTGAACTTCATGTACTGGAAAACAGTTTGTCAGACAAAGATGGTGATTTCTTGGGACAACTACACGTTCCTAATCAGTATAAAGACATCAGTGAACTTGTAATAAACAATCTTCCAGGATATACAATGTAA